From the Deltaproteobacteria bacterium genome, one window contains:
- a CDS encoding UbiD family decarboxylase, translating to MLVRPFDIQPTKFGELTHMPKDLRNFIARLEAKYPEEVAHVTKAISPRYEITALLTQLEKAKRFPLLYCEKVEGSDAPVVINAQASRKLMALAMECKPEDLAAKFTERQGKPIAPVEVTDAPVQEVFKLGDEVDLAKIPLLTHYDVNAAPYVTAGIVVAPDPDSGVRNTSYNRLMMAGKRELRIFMAIGRHLWTLQNKVERRGAALPIAIVVGVHPLFSLGAQAFTPATDDEYAVIGGMMQEPLRVVKAKTVPVLVPADAELIIEGKILPNLRREEGPFGEFTGHAVSKDERQVIEVTAVTHRKNYIFQDVHAGYTEHKLMGAVPREAALIRALRQTVPTVKSVCMPVSGNCRFHAYISIAKRTPGQAKNAICAAIASDMLLKHVVVVDDDIDVFDEEQVLWAVSNRFQADKDLVVIAGAQGSELDPSAGPGGVNAKMGLDATKPLDGFAPELRVPQEIMTKIRLADFLPK from the coding sequence ATGCTCGTTCGGCCATTTGATATTCAGCCAACCAAATTTGGGGAGTTGACGCACATGCCCAAAGACCTGCGCAATTTCATCGCACGACTGGAAGCGAAGTATCCCGAGGAAGTTGCACATGTGACAAAAGCGATCTCGCCGCGCTACGAGATCACCGCGCTGTTGACGCAATTGGAAAAAGCCAAGCGATTCCCTCTGCTTTACTGTGAAAAGGTCGAGGGGAGCGACGCCCCAGTGGTGATCAACGCGCAAGCAAGCCGCAAACTCATGGCTCTCGCGATGGAATGCAAACCGGAAGACCTCGCGGCAAAGTTCACCGAGCGTCAAGGCAAACCCATCGCGCCGGTGGAAGTCACCGACGCGCCAGTGCAGGAGGTCTTTAAGCTCGGCGATGAAGTCGATCTGGCAAAAATTCCACTGCTCACCCATTACGACGTCAACGCGGCCCCCTACGTCACCGCAGGCATCGTCGTTGCACCCGATCCTGACTCGGGTGTACGCAACACCAGCTACAATCGACTGATGATGGCGGGCAAGCGCGAGCTAAGAATTTTCATGGCCATCGGCCGCCACCTCTGGACGCTACAAAACAAAGTCGAGCGGCGCGGCGCGGCGCTGCCGATCGCCATCGTCGTCGGCGTGCATCCGTTGTTTTCCCTCGGCGCCCAGGCGTTCACACCGGCCACCGATGACGAATATGCCGTCATCGGCGGCATGATGCAGGAGCCGCTGCGCGTGGTAAAGGCCAAGACGGTTCCAGTGCTAGTGCCGGCGGATGCTGAGCTCATCATCGAGGGAAAAATTCTGCCGAACCTGCGCCGCGAAGAGGGCCCCTTCGGTGAATTCACCGGCCACGCGGTGTCCAAAGACGAGCGCCAAGTCATCGAAGTCACCGCCGTCACCCATCGCAAAAACTATATTTTCCAAGACGTTCATGCCGGCTACACCGAGCACAAACTGATGGGCGCAGTGCCGCGCGAAGCCGCACTGATCCGTGCCCTGCGCCAGACCGTGCCGACGGTAAAAAGTGTCTGCATGCCGGTGTCCGGCAACTGCCGCTTTCACGCCTATATTTCGATTGCGAAACGCACCCCCGGCCAAGCGAAGAACGCCATCTGCGCCGCCATCGCCTCCGACATGCTGCTAAAGCATGTCGTCGTCGTCGACGACGACATCGATGTGTTTGATGAAGAGCAGGTGCTCTGGGCAGTGTCGAATCGCTTTCAAGCCGACAAGGATTTAGTCGTGATCGCCGGCGCCCAAGGCAGCGAGCTCGACCCCTCAGCCGGCCCCGGCGGCGTCAATGCGAAGATGGGTTTAGATGCAACCAAACCGTTGGACGGCTTTGCGCCCGAGCTGCGCGTGCCGCAGGAGATCATGACCAAAATCCGCCTGGCCGATTTCTTGCCGAAATAA